Genomic DNA from Niallia circulans:
GCCTTCTTCGCTTTATAACCATACAAAAAAACTCCAGTTGTAGAACTGGAGTTTTTTGTTATTCTCCTTGGTTACTGCTCTTAATGAGCTCCATTCCCTCAGCCAATATCTCCAGAAAGAAGCCAATTTCCTCTGTTTCATCAAGAACCTGAAGCTCTTGTGCAATCCACTCTAGGTTTATGTACAGTAACTGTCTTCCGACTCCACGCGTTTCCAAGACTTCACTTAGCCAAATAATATAATCATGGAAAACCTTTTTATTAAGAAGAGAATACGCTGTTTCCATGTACTGAAAATGGTAGTTTATATCTTCTTTTGTCCGTTTCTTTCCATTCTCTCCAAACCGCTCCAAATCAGGATACTCTTCATAAAATCTCACAAATAACTTTTCAACAATCTTTTCTTTTTCCAATAAATTCATACTCAAATCCTCTGCCTTTCTAGCAATTTCTATTAACTGACTCTACTTTTATAGTATAATTTATGTAATATCTTAACGACAATTTCCTCAGTAATGATAACAAACCAACAGATTAAAACGATCGGACGTGAAAGAAAATTGACTCACTTCGTTTCAGCAAAGGAGTTTGCCTTAGCCCTATTAGAAGGCAATATCCAAAAAAGCATGGCAATCATTCAAGAATTAGATTATCAAGGCTATAATACTGCTTTCATTTACGACGAATTAATTACCCCTGCAATGAAATATATCGGAGAGCTTTGGCAGAAGAATGAAATAAGTGTAGCGGAGGAGCATTTGGCAACAGGTATATGTGAAGTTATCCTATCTCATTACATGTTGAATATACAGAAGGCTGATACCCAGGAAAAGAAAGTATTATTATTTTGCCTCGAAGGGGAGCATCATACAATCGGTTTAAAAATGTGTGCTTCTACCTTTCAGGAGAATGGCTGGGAAGTTAAAAACCTTGGACCTAACCTTCCTCTCGAGCATGCGGTTTATATGGCCCGAAAATGGCAGCCTGATGTTATTGGCATGTCTCTTTCCATGTCCTTTTCCATTCCAACACTCCGTCCGTATATCGAAGAGCTTGAGAGACTTGCGCCACGACCTGCAATCATTGTTGGAAGTAGACTGATTCAAGATTATGATTTGCGGCAATACTGCAGTCCGTCTACTATATTTATCTCTGAGCAATCGGAATTAAAGTCTTGGCTACAAATATACAATAACGCAAATAGCTTGATTCATTCTGTAAGGAGCGATAGTTGATGATGTTAGATTTATCTGTCATACCAGTACCCTTTTTTCAGATTGACAACAGCTATTGCATTCTAGCAAGATCAGCAGCAAGCAACCAAATCTTTGCGCCTGCAGATAATTTTCTTGAGCTTATTGATAAAGAAAGCCGTGAAAAAACCATCGCCTTCTTGAACGAAAGGGAAGGAACGAAGTCCATCGAAGTAAACATGACAACTTCTCCAAAAGGGTTGGCCTTCTTTAACATCCAGTATACTTACGATTCAAGTAATAAGCTTTTTTATGTATTGTGTCACAGTATTGAACAACAGTATACCAATATTTCTTATGAATTAAATCAATTAAGAGACTCCTTGCTGCATCTGCAATCAGGACAAGACATTAAAGAAATGTCGACTACTACGACACGAGATGAGAAAAGCCTTGATAAACTCAATAATATCGAAACAAGAAAGAAGCTGGATAAAGTTAAGAGGTCTACCTCAACGGTCGTTGACCTGCTCGGTATTATTTCCCCACTCATTATTGAAGGAGGAAAAGGTGAGTATCTGGAGATGATATATGACGAGCTCTATGAAATTAAAACAATAGCTGATGAAATGAAAAAAACCCTTTAAATTAAGGGTTTTTTTCATTAACTAATAGGAAATCTCATTTCAACTGTTGTACCAACCCCAACCTCACTAAAGAATGTCAGTGTACCTTTATGGTTATCGATGATTTTTTGACTGATCATCAATCCTAAGCCAGTTCCTTTTTCCTTTGTTGTATAAAAAGGCTCTCCCATTTTTTCCAGCTGATCCTTTGGAATCCCCTTACCCTGGTCTGTTACTTTCACAAGCAGATATCCACCTGTTTCCATATGAGCAGAAATATGAATATTACCTTCTGATTCCATCGCTTCCATTGCGTTTTTTATCATGTTGATGAACAGCTGCTTCAGCTCTTTTTCATTGCAATAAACAGCCGGCAGATTCCCTGTATATTCTAATTGAAGATTGATATTTTTTAAGATCGCCTGTGTATTAAGAAGAACATTGACATCCTCTAATATTCTTTCGATCTGCATTTCTTTAAATGCAACTGCTTGTGGTCTTGCCAATACAAGAAATTCACTAATAATAAGCTCTAACCTGTTAAATTCAGAGAACATTACCTCTGTATATTCCTTATTATACGTATTACTCTGCATCATCAGCTGCAGAAATCCTTTTAAGGAGGTGAGCGGATTACGAATTTCATGAGCGATTCCTGCTGCAAGCTGACCAACAGCAGATAACATTTCTGATTTTTTGAGCATTGCTTCTGACTTCTTGTTTTCCGTTATATCCTCTGATGTGCGCAGGAGGTTGACAAGCTTACCTGTCGAGTCCTTGATGACACGAAAGCTGACATATTCCCATCTTTCAATACCATCATCGAGTCGGTAAGTAATATTCCCTTCCCAATCCTCGCCATCCTTGATCGTATTCCAAATATCATGGAATTCCTCTGCATTTAAATATTGCTCATACACGTCTAAAATATGAAGTCCTGTGCAGTCCAAATCCTGCTTTATTTGTTGCTTAAACCGTTCATTTGTATAATTAATCCTGCCTTCATTATCTGTAATAATAATACTTGTTGGACTTTTCTCAATTACGCTAGAAGTAAGCATAAGTTTCTGATTATAGGTTTTAATTTCCGTTATATCGGTAAAAGTAATAACAACACCATCAACTATATTGTCACTCGTGCGATACGGCATTGCCCTCATGCCATACCAGTTGCCATCATAGCTGCGGATTTCCCGTTCAACCTTTGCAGACGTTTTAAGCACTTCCCTTGCATCCTCGAGAAGAGATCCATACTCCAAATTATGAGAGATATGGAAAAGCGGACGTCCAATATCCATATCAAGCACATTGACAATTTTTTGAACCTCCGGCGTAAACAGCTTGATTTTAAAGCCTTTGTCCAAAAAGATCGTTCCAATATTAGTGTTTATCAACAGATTGTCCAAATCATTTGTTAAATCAGTCAGTTCTGTAATCTTACTTTCATACTCGTTATTAACATTTATTAATTCCTCGTTAACAGACTGGAGCTCTTCGTTTGTAGATTGCAGCTCTTCATTCGAAGCAATTAATTCCTCATTAGTAGATTGGAGCTCTTCATTGGATGTTTCTAGCTCCTCAATTGTTGTTTGCAGATTTTGTTGGGTATAAAACAATTCCTGCTCTAAATCAACAACTCTTTCACTTATCGTACTATCATGATCAAAATATATAGGGGGACTAAGTACCCCTATTTTGTTATCATCTTCTTCCTCCTGAAACAAGATGATAGAAAGAGCATCCCTATCCAAAAATCTTCGAATAGTTAAATCAAAGTATTTTTCCTCTTTATCAATAACCAACAGGATGTTTTTATATGTTATTTCCTCTTCGTTTTCCTTAAGCTTCTTCAAGCCTGTTCCAATAATAACAGAAAGATGTGCTGGCACCATTTTAAAAATGCTGTAATTTGTCTCTCCGATTGGAACAGATAAGAAACGATTGGCTTTCTTTGAAGTTAGGACAACTTCATTCTGCTCATTAAGGATAATACAAGGATTAATGAAATCATTAACAAGCTTTTGATAAAGCAAGTCTACCTTTCTGCCTGGCATTGCATCAAATAGGGTAGCTGGTGCATGAATATCTGAATGGGTAATTTCCTTTGCCTTGTGTTTAGAGTGGATAGCAGGCTCCTTTAAATCCCATTTATCACTTTGCTTGTTCCGGAAAATTTTCCATTTTGAGTGAATCGGCTCGAAAAGCCCTGAAAGCTTGCCGATTGTTTCGCTTGAACCTAAGAACAGGATTCCATTTTCAATAAGAGAAAAATGGAAAAGGGACAGAATTTTCTGCTGCAATTCAGGCTGAAAGTATATCATCATATTGCGGCAGCTAATCATATCGATGTTAACAAACGGTGAGTCTTTAGAGATATTGTGAGGAGCAAACACAATTTTTTTTCTGATAGATTTTTTCACTTGATATTTATCCCCAGCCGGTTCAAAATACCTTTCTTTCATATATGGTGGAACTTCACTTAACAGCTCGCTCTCGTATAGTCCTTGGCTTGCTATTTTAATGGAATCCTTATCTACATCTGTTGCAAAAATCCGAAAATCAATGGCCTCATCTAATGATTCCATGTATTGATCAAGAAGAATCGCTAATGTGTAAGCTTCTTGCCCTGTAGAGCAGCCAACCGTCCACACTCTAACCTCTTCTTCGCCATTTTCCAGCTTATTTGCGACAATATCCGGTATCAGCTTCTCAATTTCCTTAAAAGCCTCTGGGTCCCGAAAGAATTGAGTAACTCCTATAAGCAAGTCCTTATGCAGCAAATCAATTTCCTCTGGGAACTTGAACAAGTAATCCCGATATGCATCTAATGACAGCATAGGCTCCTTAATTACCTTCATCCTTCTCTCAATCCTGCGCAAAACACTGCTTTTTTTATAGAAGGAAAAGTTAATACCTGTTCTTTTCAGCAAAATATTAAAAATATGCTTAAGTGACTCATCACTATAAGTCAAACTTGATGGGTCTGTTATCGTCTGCATAATAATTGGGATGTCAGAAGGAGCCTCGATATAATCAGCAACACCAGAAGTAATCACACTTTTAGGCATATTATGGAATTTAGCTGTATCCTCCTCTTGAACGAACACAACTCCACCATTATCTTTAATAATTCGAACTCCTTCTGTCCCATCTGTTCCATTACCGGAAAATATAATGCTGATTGCTTTCTGTTTCTTTTCCTGTGCTAAGGATATAAGGAAAGTATCGATTGGGAAGTTATAATGCTTGTCCTTCTCATACTCTTCTAACTGGAACACACCTTCAGAAATCGTCAAAAATTGATTAGGAGGATTTAAGTATATTGTATTTGGAACCAACTGCATTCCCTTTGCCGCCCGCAAAATATTCATATTTGTTTTTTTGGCAAGCAATTCAGGCATAAAGCTCTTATACTTTGATGAAAGATGCTGTACAATGACAAACACCATACCAGTATTAGAAGGCATATTTGCGAAAAATTGCTCAATTGCTTCCAATCCACCAGCTGATGCACCAATTCCGACGACATAAAAGTCATTCATCAGTTCAGTTTGCTCAGATGAATGGGTAGAGATGTTTTCAGTCATAATTTCCCCCGATTCTTTTATAGAATATATGTATTTTAATATGTAAGTTACTTAGTAAGTTATATCCCTATTATGTATAAAAATGTCTCCACCCTAATCTTATTGTAATCTATAGAGGCAAATGAAAATAGGTTATTTGCTATATATTTATGGTATTTTTTCATTTTTTCTATTTTTAATTTATCATATTCACCAACACTCATCTTCCCCCTCTAAAATTACAAAAAAACTTTTTTAGTATTCTTTACCCGTATTTTTTAACGGTTAAACTTCTTTTCGTAAGTTTTTTTTAATTTTTTAAAAGTTTTTTTCTTAAAAGTAAAAAAGCCTGATTCTTATAGTAAGAATCAGACTTTTTCTTTTCAGCTTACCATTTGAAGCAAGCTGCACCAACGATAATTAACAGAATGAATAAAACTACGATTAAAGCAAATCCTCCACCGTAACCAGTTCCGCAAGAATAACCATAACTAGGATAACCACAACCACCATATCCGTACATATAGTGTTCCTCCTTCTATATATTTTTAGTTTTTATCTCTTAGTAACCGCCGTAGCCCCAAGAAGCGCCAATGATAACCAATAAGATGAACAATACTACTAATAAAGCGAAACCTCCGCCGTATCCAACTTCACCCATAATTAACTCCTCCTTTTCTAAATTCTATATATCCTATTCAAATGACCCATAATGTGCGATAGTTAAATGCACATTTTTTAGGTTTTTGACTAGTACAAGCAGAATTCACAAAACAAACATATTTATTAGAGAAAAAGGTTAGCTAGCTCAAAAAAAGAGACGGAAGATAATATTGTTGATTGGTGTGGCGAAACACTCCCGCGCATTGTGATTTGATTTATCTAAAATCTTCATTCAATAAAAAAAGGCCTCTTTATAGAAAAGAGAACCCTTTTGGTTTGTTATTCTGGTTTTTTTAAAGGTATAAGCTCGAAGATTTCCTTTGATTCAAGACTGTCTACAAATCTGTTAAGCCAATCGTAGTAATCAAGAGCATTTTTTAATTTATTAATATCACTAATTGCCAATTCTTTAAGTTCTTCCTCAATATCATCCCGACTAACAAGGCTATTTAATTCTGCAAGTGACTTTTTCATTTCCAAAACATTTTCAGAAATAGCAGATCTCCACTTTATCGCAAAAAAGTCAATAAAATTCTGGTACCAGTCGCTTTCAGCTTTGTATAAGTCCTTTCTTACCCCTTTTTTCCAAACTTTATCGACCATCTTCAATTCCAATAAAGTTCTGACAGAGGTGCTCATACTCGTTTTGCTCATCCCAAGCTCTTCCTTCATTTCATCGAGTGTCATAGGATTTTCCTGAAACATCAGCATTCCATATAAGCGCCCAATTGAATCTGTCACACCATACAAATCCATGTTCTGTGCAACAACATCTATTACTCTTTCCCGTGCCCTTTCCAGCTGTTCTTTACCTTCCATGCTATATTCACATCCAATTTAATCATTCATTATATAGAAGAAAAACGGAGATCTTGATGTTTATTATCATAACTGTCTATCTCCACTTTAATGCATCTACGTTGGCTTCTTATAATATTATTCCTTTATAGATTATCACGATTGGAAAATTTGTAAAGAATCAAACTTAATAGCATTTGGCAGTATTTAAGAGGATTTTTAAGGAAACACACATTACAGTACGTACAGTTTTTTCTGTACGTACAGAATGGATGAATTTGACTGAATATAAGCTTTGCGGTAATTAGTGAAAAAATACTATACTTATGGAGTGCCATGATGAACGGTTCCCGAAAAAACGAGGTGAAAGAATGGAAAACAACGTAAAAGTAAAAATTGAAGATGTGACAAAAATCTTCGGTAAAAACAGTAAAAAAGCCATTTCCCTTCTACAAAAGGGTGAATCTAAAGGCGAAATACTAAAGAAGACAGGTTCAACTGTCGGGGTTAATAAAGCTAGTTTTGAAATTAAAGCAGGCGAAATATTTGTCATTATGGGATTATCCGGAAGCGGAAAATCAACACTTGTTCGTATGCTGAATAGACTTATTGATCCAACACTTGGAAAAATCTACATTGATGGCAAGGACATTGTCAAAATGTCGAAGGATGAATTACGTAAAGTTAGAAGAGAGAAAATTAGCATGGTGTTCCAAAAATTCGCTCTCCTTCCTCATCGTACAATCTTGGAAAACACAGAATTCGGTTTAGAGATACAAGGCATTGATAAAGCTACACGCAAACAACGTGCTTTAGAATCTCTTAAACTAGTCGGATTAGAAGGCTACGAAAGCCAATATCCTGATCAATTGAGCGGTGGTATGCAGCAGCGTGTTGGACTTGCAAGAGCACTTGCTAATGATCCAGACGTATTGTTAATGGATGAAGCTTTCAGTGCACTTGACCCTTTAATTCGTAAAGACATGCAAGATGAGCTTTTGGATTTACAATCAACCATGGAAAAAACAATCATCTTTATTACACATGATTTAGATGAGGCATTAAGAATTGGTGACCGAATTGCATTGATGAAGGATGGCTCGATTGTTCAAGTCGGTACACCAGAGGAAATCCTGATGAATCCTTCTAATGACTATGTTGAGCGCTTTGTAGAAGACGTTGATCTGTCAAAAGTGCTTACAGCAAATCACGTTATGAAACGTGCAGAGGCTGTAAATGTAGACAGAGGCCCACGTGTTGCCCTTCAAATGATGAGAGACCTTGGTATTTCAAGCATTTATGTCGTAAACAAAAAAAGAAATCTGCTTGGAGCAGTAACAGCAGATGCAGCAAGAAGTGCAGTTGAGAATAATAAGCCACTGCATGATATTCTCGATGAAACACTGACAGTAAGCGGTGATACGCTGCTTGTAGACCTTTTTGACAAAGTATCGACAGCAAGTATTCCTGTTGCAGTAGTTGACGGAGATCATCGTCTAAAAGGCATGCTTGTCAGAGGTGCAGTTATTGGTGCCCTTGCAGGAAACAACGAAAATATTAACAGCCAAACAGATATTATGGAAACACAAAAAACGGAGGTGGTGAACTAATGGAAAACTTACTTCCAAAACTTCCGGTTGCAGATTGGATTGACACTTTTGTTGATTGGCTGACTTCCACATTTGAAGTAGCATTTGACGGCATTAGTGAAGGTCTTGAAGTTGTAGTAGATTCATTAGTAGCAGTATTTGCTTTTATTCCTTCCTATATCTTTATTATTTTATTAACATTGATTGCTTGGAAGCTTGCGAATAAAAAAATTGCTTTATTTACATTAGTTGGTTTATTCCTTGTAGATAATCTTGGTTATTGGGATCCAATGCTTGATACTTTAGCACTTGTATTATCAGCTGTTATTATCTCGATTATTATAGGAGTCCCACTAGGAATATGGGCATCTCAAAAAAATACCGTAAAACAAATCGTTGTTCCTGTATTAGACTTTATGCAGACAATGCCAGCATTCGTATATTTAATACCTGCAATCTTCTTCTTTAATATAGGAGTCGTTCCTGGTGTAGTAGCTTCTGTAATTTTCTCTATGCCGCCTACTATTCGATTAACGATTCTTGGTGTCCAACAGGTGCCTGCCGATATTACGGAAGCAACCGAGTCATTCGGAAGCACAACGGCACAAAGACTTATGAAGGTTCAGCTTCCTCTTGCCATGCCAACAATTATGGCAGGTATTAACCAAAGTATTATGCTTGCACTATCCATGGTAGTTATCGCTGCAATGGTCGGAGCTCCTGGTTTAGGTGCTGACGTATACCGTGCAGTTACACAAATCCAAATCGGACGCGGCTTTGAAGCTGGTTTGGCGATTGTAGTTGTTGCAATCATTCTAGATAGAATTACGCAAAACCTTGGTACAAAAAAAAGAGGGGGAATTTAAACATATGAAAAAGTTTATATCCATGCTATTTGCTGCAGCTTTAGTGTTTGCACTTGCTGCATGCGGATCAAAAGCAGACGAGAATGCTTCCATCGGGGAGCAAGTAGATCACGAAATTATTGGAATTGACCCTGGTGCAGGAATTATGAAGGCCGCTAACAAAGCAAAGGAAGACTATGACTTGTCTGACTGGACCATTGTGGAAGGCTCAAGTGCAGCAATGACTGCAACATTAAAAAAAGCTTATGATAAAGAAGAACCAATTATCATTACAGGATGGACTCCGCATTGGATGTTTAATGCATATGACCTAAAATATTTAGAAGATCCTAAAGGTTCATTCGGCGAAGATGAAAATATTCATACAATCGCACGTAAGGGTCTTAAAGAAGATATGCCTGAAGCATATCAAGTGCTTGACAACTTCCATTGGGATACAGATGCAATGGGCGAAGTGATGATGGAAATTTATGATGGAACACAACCAGAGGATGCAGCTGCTGCATGGGTTAAAGATAATGCAGATGTAGTAAGTGAGTGGACAAAAGGCGTTTCTAAAGTAAATGGCGATAAAATTAAACTAGGCTATGTTGCTTGGGATAGTGAAATTGCCAGCACAAATGTAATCGGCAAAGTTTTGACTGACTTAGGCTATGACGTTACATTAAGCCAAGTAGAAGCTGGTCCAATGTGGACTGGAGTAGCAGATGGAAGCCTTGATGCACATGTTGCAGGCTGGCTGCCAATTACCCATGAAGACTATGCGACTAAATATGAAGGCAAATTTGAAGATTTAGGTGCAAACCTTGAAGGAACTAAGCTTGGTCTTGTTGTTCCTAGCTATATGGATATCGATTCAATCGAAGACTTAAAAGAACAGTAATACAAATGAAGGGTATCCCGCATTGGGATACCCTTTTTAGCTTGTCTGTAGAGTAAAAAAGAATTGCTGCTTTTTTATATACTTATTTGACTAGGACGTTATAAATAAGGCTAAACAGTAATAACAATAAAGCAGTCTTGCGCCTTTACATACTGCTGAGACTCTATTACATCACCCTAAAGGAAAATCAGCTAATAAAGACCCCAAGCTATTATGCGTGTATATCACGATAAATAGCTTGGGGTTGTTTATGACTAATATATATTGTTATTATTCGTCAGCTTCTGTGCGGATTACCTCTCTGTTCTTTCCAGACAGATTTTCAAGAAGCTCCTTCACGTCAATTCCAGCAGATGCTTTGAGTGATTCCTGCATCGTTGCCATTAAGTCTGTCGCATATCCTGATACTTTGTTGGCACCAGAGCTGCCATTACCACCTGTATCCACAACCGTAATTTTATCAATATTACCAAGCGGGCTGGCAATTTGCTTAGCATATTCAGGAAGCATCTCCAACACCATATCCAGAATAGCAGCCTGACCGTACATATCGTAAGCCTCTGCAATTTTCCTTTTCGCCTCTGCTTCTGCTAAACCTTTCAAGCGAATAATTTCTGCTTCTGTTTCCCCTTTTGCCTTGTCTGCTTCCGCTTTCGCCAAACCATCGACACGAACCTTCTCTGCTTCCGCTTTTGCTTGGGACTCAATGCGATACTGGTTTGCATCGGCTTCGGCCATCTGTCTGCGTTTGTTTGCTTCTGCTGACTGTTCAACCGCATAACGATCTGCATCGGCTTTCTTTTTCACTTCAGAATCATATTGCTTCTCTCTTCTTAAGATCTCTTTTTCTTCCAATTCAATCTGCTTTTGTCTTTCAATAATTCGAATCTGCATTTCCTGCTCTGTAACATCTTGTTTAGATCGCGCTGTTTCTAAGTCATATGCCTGGTCGGCACGCGCTTTTGCGATATCCTGATCCCTTCTAAAATCAGCCATTTTCATCTGGTTTTCTTTTTCTGCTTCCGCTATTTCAGTAGCGCGCTCCAGTTCTGCCTTTTTCGCATCCTTATCTGCTTCAGCCCTTTTTATTCTTGTTTCTTTATCTGCCTCAGCTGTTGCAATATCGGCGTCTCTTTTTACTTGAGCAATTCTTGGCTTACCAAGGGAATCCAAGTAACCATTCTTATCCCTGACATCCTTTATTGTAAAGGAAACGATGATTAAGCCCATCTTCGCTAAATCCTGTGAAGCGACACGCTGTACTTCCTGTGAGAACTTATCTCTGTTCTTATAAATTTCCTCGACTGTCATGCTCCCAAGAATGGAGCGAAGATGTCCTTCCAGCACTTCTCTCGCTTCATTTTCTCTGTCTCCCTTAGGTTTACCGAGGAATTGTTCTGCAGCTGTCGCAATTTCTCCAATTGATCCGCCGATCTTAATGATAGCAGTACCATCTGCCATAACAGGCACACCTTGCTCTGTATAAACCTCAGGTGTTGACACATCAAGCTTGCTTGACAGCAGGCTTAATGGCTCTGATTGCTGGAATACCGGCAGAATGAATGTACCTCCACCGCGGATAATTTTGATTTTATTACCTGATTCATCTACATGAACATTTCTTGAGCCAAGGTAGCTTCCAGTTACAATTAATGCTTCATCTGGACCAGCCGTTTTATATTTCGAGATAAAGATACCTACTAATGCAATGAATAAAATAAGTACAATTCCGATAATAATCCAAATTTCTAAACCGATTCCAAGCATATATAATTCCTCCTTTTTGTCTTTCATTCTTCATATTTCTAACTAGCCTTCATACGGTACTACGTATGCAATGCTGTCCTTTACTTCTATTACAATTGTTTCCACTCCATACTCGATTGCTTCATTGTAGAAGCTTGCTGCTGTTTTTGATATGTTCCCACTTGTACTTTCAATGATTATTTCCCCATATCCATCCATTGGAATGGTTGTTATAACCTTTCCAACTCTTCCCTTTAACGATTCTTCATTATAAACCAGCGATTCTTCTGCAGAAGATAATGGTATTAATACAAAAAAATGGAAGCTTAAAGCTGCAATAAAGGCTGCCAGTGCTGATACAACAAGAATTACGATGCTGTTCAAGCCACTATAGCGTTCTAATAAATATCCGCATGCAGATAATATTGTTAAAAAAGAAAGCATTACTGTGGGATTAAGGATACCGATATCTGTATGCAAAATATCGGAGAAAAAGATGGAGAATAAAATGAGTATGCCTGAAATTACTAAAAGTGCAAGATAAATGGACGGCAACGAAAATCCGAATAATTCCATAAGCATCATTCACTTTCTTTAAAATTTGCTTGCATGAATTGCCTTCTTTAATCATCACCTGCCTATAATTAGCTTTGTTAGTTTATATACGAATGTACAGCAAGATAGTTTCAGTATTTAGCGATTTTTTTCATCATTCTTATTATTGTTGTTTACTATCTTCATATTTTATTGATTATTAATCATCTTTTTGAAAAAATTCTCATATTTTACTAATAAGCAGTTAATTAGTATTTTCTTTACGTAACTTTTGAAGAACGCAAGTATGGAGGATAAGATGAGTCGATCAGAAAAACATGCAAACCAGGATCATAAGAAGGGGAAAAAATCAGTTTACATTATTTGCTGCTGTGCCTTACTTCTTCTTTTTATTGGCGGTTATTTCTTCACAGAGTATTTCTTTGCTGATAAGCCAAATGATCAAAATTTAGGAGACAAAGTAGTCATTACACTTCCAACTGGCAAAAAAGTATTTACTTATGAAAATCTTATTGTCGAGGAAAACGGAAAGCTCTTATATAAAGGAGACAGAAATACGCTCGACCTCACTGGCGGTGTGATCGTTTATGAGGATTGGGATTAGCCTACCAACTGGAAACAAGCTGGTCCACCAAGTATGGACCAGCCCTTGTTTCTTCTGCTTATCTTAATGTCTCTTGCTGTGCTTGTTTAGCTAAAAGCGGTCGTTCATTGCTCCAAATCACCGCTACCGGGAACGAGAAGTATTCAGTTAAGCAATTACTTGTCAATATATCCTCAGTTTTGCCCTT
This window encodes:
- a CDS encoding glycine betaine ABC transporter substrate-binding protein; its protein translation is MKKFISMLFAAALVFALAACGSKADENASIGEQVDHEIIGIDPGAGIMKAANKAKEDYDLSDWTIVEGSSAAMTATLKKAYDKEEPIIITGWTPHWMFNAYDLKYLEDPKGSFGEDENIHTIARKGLKEDMPEAYQVLDNFHWDTDAMGEVMMEIYDGTQPEDAAAAWVKDNADVVSEWTKGVSKVNGDKIKLGYVAWDSEIASTNVIGKVLTDLGYDVTLSQVEAGPMWTGVADGSLDAHVAGWLPITHEDYATKYEGKFEDLGANLEGTKLGLVVPSYMDIDSIEDLKEQ
- a CDS encoding flotillin family protein, whose protein sequence is MLGIGLEIWIIIGIVLILFIALVGIFISKYKTAGPDEALIVTGSYLGSRNVHVDESGNKIKIIRGGGTFILPVFQQSEPLSLLSSKLDVSTPEVYTEQGVPVMADGTAIIKIGGSIGEIATAAEQFLGKPKGDRENEAREVLEGHLRSILGSMTVEEIYKNRDKFSQEVQRVASQDLAKMGLIIVSFTIKDVRDKNGYLDSLGKPRIAQVKRDADIATAEADKETRIKRAEADKDAKKAELERATEIAEAEKENQMKMADFRRDQDIAKARADQAYDLETARSKQDVTEQEMQIRIIERQKQIELEEKEILRREKQYDSEVKKKADADRYAVEQSAEANKRRQMAEADANQYRIESQAKAEAEKVRVDGLAKAEADKAKGETEAEIIRLKGLAEAEAKRKIAEAYDMYGQAAILDMVLEMLPEYAKQIASPLGNIDKITVVDTGGNGSSGANKVSGYATDLMATMQESLKASAGIDVKELLENLSGKNREVIRTEADE